A region of Planktomarina temperata RCA23 DNA encodes the following proteins:
- a CDS encoding acetyl/propionyl/methylcrotonyl-CoA carboxylase subunit alpha gives MIQKLLIANRGEIACRIARSAREMGIATLAIASEADEEALHVQSCDEAVYLGGHSPAESYLRSDAIIAAAQEHGADAIHPGYGFLSEDPDFAQAVQEAGLIWVGPPAAAIRAMGLKDAAKALMQKAGVPIVPGYHGETQSLERLQQAAAEIGYPVLIKAVAGGGGKGMRRVDRPEEFAAHLASAQSEAQGAFGNARVLIEKFIANPRHIEIQVFGDGQKAVHLYERDCSLQRRHQKVIEEAPAPHMPNAVRDAMGRAAVRAAQAIGYASAGTVEFIVDGSDALNEDSFYFMEMNTRLQVEHPVTEEILGIDLVAWQLQVAAGGLLPLKQDEIHAQGHSIEARLYAEDSAQGFLPSIGQLHHLNFGPGLRVETGVAQGGQVTPYYDPMIAKLIATGPDRASALRLLLRGLKLTQIAGLKTNRDFLIALLQHEDFVAGSFDTGLIARDMEGLTRAPVPAPEDWARAALCAMGLLDTGRDRQGDAGFTLFTPLRQSLALRYQDELQTVHVSLRPGGQTVVDVAGEIFELGPRTLSQRPAVLAAGKAYLFGEQTLVFDVIDPLERTATVQSDGAITAPMPGLVKQVFVRAGQEVAAGDPIVVLEAMKMQHTLCADHAGRVENLTARQDQQVDAGVVLAVIEAAQEDA, from the coding sequence ATGATTCAAAAACTGCTGATTGCCAACCGCGGCGAAATTGCTTGCCGCATTGCCCGCTCTGCCCGGGAGATGGGAATTGCCACCCTGGCCATTGCCTCGGAGGCGGATGAAGAGGCGCTGCATGTGCAGTCTTGTGATGAGGCGGTGTATCTGGGCGGTCACAGCCCAGCTGAGAGCTATTTGCGCAGTGATGCGATTATCGCGGCGGCCCAAGAGCATGGCGCAGATGCCATCCATCCGGGTTATGGGTTTCTGTCAGAAGATCCCGACTTTGCCCAAGCGGTGCAAGAGGCCGGCCTGATCTGGGTCGGCCCGCCCGCTGCGGCCATTCGGGCCATGGGGCTCAAGGATGCCGCAAAGGCTTTGATGCAAAAGGCCGGAGTTCCGATTGTGCCGGGATATCACGGCGAGACGCAGTCTTTGGAGCGGCTGCAACAAGCCGCCGCAGAGATTGGCTATCCCGTGCTCATCAAGGCGGTGGCGGGCGGTGGCGGCAAAGGCATGCGCCGTGTCGACCGGCCTGAGGAGTTTGCGGCTCATCTGGCCTCGGCACAGTCAGAGGCGCAAGGCGCCTTTGGCAATGCGCGGGTGTTGATTGAAAAATTCATTGCCAACCCACGCCATATTGAAATCCAAGTGTTCGGTGATGGGCAGAAAGCTGTGCACCTCTATGAGCGGGATTGTTCTTTGCAACGCCGTCATCAAAAGGTGATTGAGGAGGCGCCTGCGCCGCATATGCCAAATGCGGTTCGCGACGCGATGGGGCGGGCGGCGGTGCGCGCCGCTCAGGCCATTGGTTACGCCAGCGCAGGCACGGTTGAGTTTATTGTGGATGGCAGCGACGCTCTGAACGAAGACAGCTTTTATTTCATGGAGATGAACACGCGATTACAGGTGGAGCACCCCGTCACCGAAGAGATTTTAGGCATAGACTTGGTGGCCTGGCAGCTGCAAGTTGCGGCGGGGGGGCTTTTGCCGCTGAAGCAAGATGAAATCCATGCGCAGGGTCACTCCATTGAGGCGCGGCTCTATGCCGAAGATTCCGCGCAGGGTTTTCTGCCTTCGATTGGCCAGTTGCATCATCTGAACTTTGGACCTGGATTGCGTGTGGAGACAGGCGTGGCGCAGGGTGGGCAGGTCACGCCCTATTATGATCCGATGATCGCAAAGCTTATCGCCACAGGCCCAGATCGTGCCAGCGCGCTCCGGCTGCTGCTGCGGGGCTTGAAATTGACTCAAATCGCGGGTCTCAAGACCAATCGTGATTTTTTAATTGCGCTTCTGCAGCACGAGGATTTTGTGGCCGGCAGCTTTGATACAGGGTTGATCGCGCGTGATATGGAGGGGTTGACCCGCGCGCCGGTACCGGCTCCGGAAGATTGGGCAAGAGCGGCGCTTTGCGCCATGGGGCTGTTGGATACTGGCCGAGATCGGCAGGGTGATGCGGGTTTCACGCTGTTCACACCGCTGCGCCAAAGCCTGGCTTTGCGCTATCAAGATGAGCTGCAAACTGTGCATGTGAGCCTACGCCCTGGGGGGCAGACCGTGGTTGATGTGGCCGGGGAAATTTTTGAGCTGGGTCCGCGCACGCTATCGCAGCGGCCTGCGGTCTTGGCCGCTGGCAAAGCCTATCTCTTTGGTGAGCAAACTCTGGTGTTTGATGTGATTGATCCCTTGGAGCGTACCGCGACGGTTCAAAGCGATGGGGCGATCACAGCGCCGATGCCTGGCTTGGTCAAACAGGTTTTCGTGCGCGCGGGGCAAGAGGTTGCCGCTGGAGACCCGATTGTCGTGCTCGAAGCGATGAAAATGCAGCATACGCTTTGCGCCGATCACGCGGGCCGCGTTGAAAACTTAACGGCGCGGCAAGATCAACAAGTGGATGCGGGTGTGGTTTTGGCTGTGATTGAAGCCGCACAGGAGGACGCGTGA
- a CDS encoding carboxyl transferase domain-containing protein, protein MEASIAKQLHLQALARVEQAAAKAAQGGGDAARARHLARGKMLPRDRVANLLDPGSAFLEVGATAAHGMYEGAAPCAGLITGVGTVHGRQVMVICNDATVKGGTYYPMTVKKHLRAQEIAQECHLPVVSLVDSGGANLPNQDEVFPDRDHFGRIFYNQAQMSAKGLAQIAVVMGSCTAGGAYVPAMADVSIIVKEQGTIFLAGPPLVKAAIGEVVSAEDLGGGDVHTRLSGVADYLAEDDTHALALAREAVRHLPAAPPQPAFAPAGDAQETGMDDIFDVIPSDLTTPYDIRDVICRLTDGGAFDEFKARFGTTLVTGFAHIEGMPVGIVANNGVLFSEAAQKGAHFVELCSQRKTPLIFLQNITGFMVGQKYENEGIARHGAKMVTAVACTSVPKITMIVGGSYGAGNYGMAGRAFQPRFLWSWPTSRTAVMGGAQAAGVLATVKRDAIERAGGSWSAAQEAAFKQPTLEMFETQSDPLYASARLWDDGVIDPRDSRKVLALSLRAALNAPIDETKFGVFRM, encoded by the coding sequence ATGGAAGCTTCAATCGCCAAACAGCTGCATCTGCAGGCTTTGGCGCGGGTAGAGCAGGCCGCAGCGAAGGCTGCGCAAGGCGGCGGTGACGCGGCGCGAGCCCGCCATCTGGCGCGCGGAAAAATGTTGCCGCGGGACCGGGTTGCCAATCTCTTGGACCCCGGCAGCGCATTTTTAGAAGTTGGGGCCACCGCTGCCCATGGTATGTACGAGGGCGCGGCACCCTGCGCTGGGCTCATCACAGGTGTCGGCACAGTGCATGGACGCCAAGTTATGGTGATTTGCAATGATGCTACGGTGAAAGGCGGCACCTATTATCCGATGACCGTGAAAAAACATCTGCGTGCCCAAGAAATTGCCCAAGAGTGCCATCTGCCCGTGGTGTCTTTGGTCGATAGCGGCGGGGCGAATTTGCCCAACCAAGATGAGGTTTTCCCAGACAGGGATCATTTTGGCCGCATTTTTTATAATCAAGCTCAGATGTCTGCCAAAGGCTTGGCGCAGATTGCCGTGGTGATGGGGTCTTGCACGGCCGGGGGCGCCTATGTGCCGGCCATGGCGGATGTGTCGATTATCGTCAAAGAGCAGGGGACGATTTTTCTCGCGGGGCCGCCATTGGTCAAAGCGGCCATAGGCGAGGTGGTGTCTGCGGAAGACTTGGGCGGCGGAGATGTGCACACGCGCCTGTCGGGGGTCGCCGATTACTTGGCGGAAGATGACACCCATGCTCTGGCTCTGGCGCGTGAGGCGGTGCGCCACCTGCCAGCCGCTCCGCCCCAACCCGCCTTTGCGCCGGCGGGCGACGCGCAAGAGACTGGTATGGATGACATTTTTGATGTGATCCCGAGTGATTTAACCACGCCCTATGACATTCGCGATGTGATCTGCCGGTTGACCGATGGCGGGGCGTTCGATGAATTTAAAGCGCGGTTTGGCACCACCTTGGTCACGGGGTTTGCACATATTGAGGGCATGCCGGTCGGCATTGTTGCCAATAATGGTGTGCTGTTTTCCGAGGCGGCGCAAAAGGGTGCGCATTTTGTTGAACTCTGCTCTCAACGCAAAACACCACTGATTTTCCTACAAAATATTACGGGATTTATGGTGGGACAAAAATATGAGAACGAAGGCATTGCGCGCCATGGGGCTAAAATGGTCACGGCGGTCGCCTGTACCTCTGTGCCGAAAATTACCATGATTGTCGGGGGCAGCTATGGGGCAGGCAACTACGGTATGGCAGGCCGCGCCTTTCAACCGCGGTTTTTATGGAGCTGGCCGACATCGCGCACAGCCGTCATGGGGGGGGCGCAAGCGGCCGGCGTATTGGCCACGGTCAAACGTGATGCGATTGAGCGGGCGGGAGGCAGCTGGAGCGCCGCGCAAGAAGCCGCATTCAAACAGCCGACGCTTGAGATGTTTGAGACGCAATCCGATCCGCTCTACGCCAGCGCGCGATTGTGGGATGATGGGGTGATTGATCCGAGGGACAGCCGCAAGGTCTTGGCTCTCTCCCTGCGCGCGGCTCTCAATGCCCCAATCGATGAAACAAAATTTGGCGTCTTTAGGATGTAA